The window GTGGTTAATTAAAGCGGAGAGATGCTGCACCTGATGAGGCACATCAAGCTTAGGTTACTCAGTGCTCCAAATAAACAGCTAGGGACTGGCATCTCTGCCAGGCTCAACCTGGCAAGGATGGGCAGTGTTCAGTTTCAAGCAAGAATAACCTACAGGGCATCCAGTTTGGCAGCAGCAGGAGAAATGACCATTTCAGGGAATGATCTTCTCTAAGTGATGATGATTGACTTGCCAGGATGACATCAAGCTATTGTAACAAGAAgaatctgagttttttttttttttttttttttttttaaaggaagaaagtgAGAATCCTGGTCCCATTTATAGGCGCGTTTCCTCTGCTGGCCTCCAGCGTGGAAGGCTCCTTCAATATCAGCACGATCTTTTTTTCCAGTGTTATCTTAGGAGAGGTAGGATTTGGCATGGAGGTCAGCCTTTGTGgcttaaaggaaagaaaaggtttCTAGGAGGCAGAGGAACGTTTGGGAATGTAGCGTTTGCTTTCAGACAAGGTTTCCCAAAGTGTTAtagtcttctcttctttccagagcagtgtttctcggccttggccactttaagctgtgtggacttcaactcccagaattccccagccagcacgtgctggctggggaattctgggagttgaagtccacacagcttaaagtggccaaggccgagaaacactgttccagacaGTTTCCCCTCTCCTTCATTCCTGTTCATCAGCATGCTAGAAAGATTTAGCTAGCCCAGGGATAGGAAGGCCTTGTGCACCAgaacaaaggaagggaaatggGGGTGGACCAGGGTCAAGGAGGTGTCTCTTAACGTTCAAAGCGCTGAGACAGATATttttgcagagcctttgccaggtttTATTCTTCAGTGCTGTGTTTTGAGCTCACCAGCTCTTAAAAGAGCTCAGGGTGGCTGGATGTTACCCTGCAGTCAGCAAACGTAAGGTCCTGCGGTATCTCTTCCTGCAAGGCTCAACGGCTGCCCTTGACTTCTTGCACCTGCTTTCTTTCAGGACACGCAGGAGAAGGAGACGGGCATCCCCgagaaagaggaggaggccaAACTAAAGGCCAAATACCCCAACATAGGACTCCAGAAGCCCGGCGGTTCTGACTTCCTAATGAAGAGGCTGCAGAAAGGGGTAGGTGAGCAGGCAGAGGCTTCCCCTGGACAGCAGGAGTCCTCTGAGAAATAATGCGGGCAGGAAGGGAGGCCTCAGCTGGTAAACAGAAGTGGAGTCTCTTCCCAAGTGGGTGGCTGAAGGGTGGGAGCTGgtaggatgggatgggatggctgTCTCGGCTTGTGCGCGAGCCCCTCGGGGTATCTGGGGAGGGCCGGCTAGACGTGCCTCTTGATAAGACCCGGTTGAAGGAAATAGGTCGATTGCTATCCCTGGGGTGTCCGCTGTTTTCCAGGAAAGTCTCGCCATATTTTGCCGTGAATGTAGCGAGGCCGGTTCCCTCTGTTGCGCCTGCAAGGGTGTGTTTTGAGCAGCAGAGGAGAGGGCCCTGGCTGGCGGCTAGAGGGGCTGAGGGAAACAGCAGGCCACCAGTTGGACGCAGGGCCTCTGTGGAGGGATTGGTGGCCGCAGCTCCTACTTGGTGGAAAGGGCGGCGGGAGAGGACGCGGAGGAGACGGGGTCTAGGCAGGCCTAGCCTGTGGAAAGCGATGGCTTCCCTCGGAGTCTTCCCTGCTGAATGGCTTCGAGTTTCCTCGCTGGACAAAGCGGAGGCCTCTCCTTGGGCTGGGCCTGGCCGCCATTCCCCTCTTGCTCCTCCGTCCTTTGGGCCGGCGCCTGATTTCTTATTTTCCTCTTCCGCTTCCAGCAAAAGTACTTCGACTCTGGAGATTACAATATGGCCAAAGCCAAGATCAAGAACAAGCAGCTGCCAACGACGGGCGCCGACAAGAACCTGGTGACCGGTGACCACATTCCCACGCCCCAAGACCTCCCGCAGAGGAAATCTTCTCTCGTCACCAGCAAGCTGGCAGGGTAACCTGCCCTCCTGAtgggatttctctctctctctctctctctctcctctctcctctctctctctctctctccctcttttttttccattttggggTTTGGGGAATTGGGTTGTTTTTCCGTTGTCAGACTGACTGAACTCTGCTGTACCATAGAGCTGGGACACACAGAACTTTTACCGTGGCTGATATTATCTTTGTAGTAATCA of the Candoia aspera isolate rCanAsp1 chromosome 17, rCanAsp1.hap2, whole genome shotgun sequence genome contains:
- the ENSA gene encoding alpha-endosulfine isoform X2; amino-acid sequence: MSDTRGGSDSRSDETGVEKQDTQEKETGIPEKEEEAKLKAKYPNIGLQKPGGSDFLMKRLQKGQKYFDSGDYNMAKAKIKNKQLPTTGADKNLVTGDHIPTPQDLPQRKSSLVTSKLAGNAEEDGD